The Nitrospira tepida genome includes a window with the following:
- a CDS encoding DUF2459 domain-containing protein: protein MAGLWPPQNETPVHTITVSLDSWHAMIALPHENRSADSGLRTERNPSDSEPQSSALAPQHLFEEWGYAEQAWYLEGRTEVTGIIRALFWPTPGVIEVGVHDRVWADRTPQPPAERFFFQVSAEGYARLLHYLQSSIADSKPVLTAGSSRFYQATRFYHLFHHCHQYAALALREAGLPLSPSWALTRNLFAMQLRRAEQLAKKAAAPEAP from the coding sequence GTGGCCGGGCTGTGGCCACCTCAAAACGAAACGCCCGTCCACACGATCACCGTCTCGCTCGATTCCTGGCATGCCATGATCGCGCTTCCACATGAAAATAGGTCTGCGGACTCGGGACTGAGGACTGAGAGGAACCCCTCTGATTCGGAACCTCAGTCCTCAGCACTCGCTCCTCAGCACCTATTTGAGGAGTGGGGTTACGCCGAGCAGGCCTGGTATCTCGAGGGACGGACCGAGGTCACCGGAATCATCCGGGCCCTGTTCTGGCCGACGCCGGGCGTGATCGAAGTCGGCGTCCACGATCGTGTCTGGGCGGACCGCACGCCGCAACCACCGGCCGAACGGTTCTTCTTTCAGGTCAGCGCCGAGGGCTATGCGCGCCTGCTGCATTATCTGCAATCCTCGATCGCAGACTCCAAGCCGGTCCTGACGGCTGGGTCAAGCCGGTTCTACCAGGCGACGAGGTTCTATCATCTGTTTCACCACTGCCACCAGTACGCCGCCCTGGCGCTCCGCGAAGCCGGCCTTCCCCTCTCCCCCTCATGGGCCCTCACCCGCAACCTCTTTGCCATGCAGCTCCGTCGCGCTGAACAGCTCGCCAAGAAAGCCGCGGCCCCGGAGGCGCCGTAA
- a CDS encoding nucleoside-triphosphatase: MGHILITGRPGVGKTTLIRTIAHQLQDYQPAGFYTEEIRVGGVRKGFRLIALNGRQQVLSHVEFQSSDRVSRYGVDVIGFERLLEQLDLRHVPSPVLVIDEIGKMECCSTRFKDAVTALLDSPRIVIATIALKGDGFIEGIKQRHDCRLVTVTELNRNQLAGSLAAEVLHRLKEKQRACGS; this comes from the coding sequence CCATATCCTGATCACCGGTCGGCCAGGCGTGGGGAAAACCACCCTGATTCGAACCATCGCACATCAGTTGCAGGACTATCAGCCGGCCGGATTCTACACAGAGGAGATTCGGGTCGGAGGAGTCCGGAAAGGATTCCGTCTTATCGCACTCAATGGCCGGCAACAGGTCCTCTCCCATGTCGAGTTCCAGAGCTCTGATCGAGTGTCACGCTATGGAGTGGATGTCATCGGGTTTGAGCGACTGCTGGAGCAACTTGACCTGCGCCATGTTCCCTCGCCGGTCCTCGTCATTGACGAGATCGGGAAAATGGAATGTTGCTCAACACGCTTCAAGGATGCAGTGACCGCGCTTCTTGACTCGCCAAGGATCGTCATCGCGACCATCGCCCTCAAGGGCGATGGGTTTATCGAGGGGATCAAGCAACGGCATGACTGCCGGCTGGTGACGGTGACCGAGCTGAACAGAAACCAGCTCGCGGGGTCGCTCGCCGCGGAGGTCCTTCATCGGCTGAAGGAGAAGCAGAGAGCTTGCGGGTCATGA
- a CDS encoding FAD-dependent oxidoreductase: MRPLPFLLPVFKQGRPAWLIQVGLTLYDRFAGSDGLPGVRWLDRSEIAHHAPYMRSERVERDLRAAFLYADAQMLDDVIVRVAARAATRLGVSYAEQTRVDDITPLGGGYRIRMTSANGVQEVTSRLVVNANLLRWNVLPRTVCLLNVGTHLVFSPEVLSAKPKDCAATLMQHEDGRVVFFIPWEDKWLLGRTERGLEGTPDRMDCPPADETYPMAFATQHPDLREPEHNVMEVFCGARTIPLRQRAPDVGIGRVRSAWIQVPFDSPFYRRTFDGDASALSREAVTEESAPGLFTIYGGKFTTYRALSECVGDRIAPRLGCVTPCGCANIVKCG; the protein is encoded by the coding sequence GTGCGCCCACTTCCCTTTCTCCTGCCGGTCTTCAAACAAGGCAGGCCGGCTTGGCTCATCCAAGTAGGGCTCACGCTCTATGATCGGTTCGCCGGAAGTGATGGCTTGCCCGGCGTCCGCTGGCTGGACCGGTCCGAAATCGCTCACCACGCGCCGTACATGCGGAGTGAGAGGGTCGAACGGGATTTGCGCGCGGCCTTTCTCTATGCTGATGCGCAGATGCTCGACGACGTGATCGTCCGGGTTGCCGCTCGAGCAGCAACACGCCTGGGGGTCAGCTATGCGGAACAGACAAGGGTGGATGACATCACGCCTCTCGGCGGAGGGTATCGCATCCGCATGACCTCAGCGAACGGCGTGCAAGAGGTCACCAGCCGCCTGGTCGTGAACGCGAACCTACTGCGGTGGAACGTGCTGCCGCGCACGGTCTGCTTGCTCAACGTTGGTACCCACCTCGTCTTTTCGCCCGAGGTCCTGTCCGCCAAACCCAAAGACTGTGCCGCGACCCTCATGCAACACGAGGATGGACGGGTGGTCTTCTTCATCCCGTGGGAGGACAAATGGCTCCTCGGCAGGACCGAGCGCGGGCTCGAAGGGACACCCGACCGCATGGACTGTCCCCCGGCCGACGAGACTTACCCGATGGCGTTCGCAACGCAACATCCCGACCTTCGCGAGCCGGAGCACAATGTCATGGAAGTCTTCTGCGGGGCCAGAACGATTCCACTCCGTCAACGCGCGCCGGATGTCGGCATCGGGCGGGTCCGGAGCGCCTGGATCCAGGTCCCGTTCGACTCGCCCTTCTATCGGCGTACGTTCGACGGCGATGCCTCTGCGCTGTCTCGCGAGGCCGTCACTGAGGAATCTGCGCCCGGATTGTTCACGATCTACGGCGGCAAGTTCACCACCTACCGAGCCCTGAGCGAATGCGTTGGCGACCGGATCGCGCCGCGTCTCGGCTGCGTCACTCCCTGCGGATGCGCCAACATCGTGAAGTGCGGGTGA
- a CDS encoding DUF1284 domain-containing protein — MSHDPVPPIRLRGHTLLCLQGFRGEGYSPEFISNMAAIHQALTQAPDRQIEVIASPDEICAACPHLQSSGCRLNGERSEAEMVEQDLVVIQRLGLKVGDRLRWVDLLERIRNSISGDDLPAICGACRWLPLGYCREGINQLRHPFEASLSPEARTDASRLGCAGAVEGVSSQTKDFG, encoded by the coding sequence ATGTCTCACGATCCGGTCCCTCCGATCCGGCTCCGAGGGCATACGCTCTTGTGCCTGCAAGGGTTTCGCGGGGAAGGCTACAGTCCCGAATTCATTTCCAATATGGCGGCCATCCACCAGGCCCTGACCCAGGCTCCCGACCGTCAGATCGAGGTGATCGCCTCTCCGGATGAGATCTGCGCGGCCTGTCCCCACCTACAATCTTCAGGGTGCAGGCTCAATGGCGAACGATCGGAAGCGGAAATGGTCGAGCAGGATCTGGTGGTCATTCAAAGGCTCGGGTTGAAGGTGGGGGACCGATTGCGCTGGGTGGACCTGCTCGAGCGGATTCGGAATTCGATCAGCGGCGACGACCTGCCTGCCATCTGCGGCGCTTGCCGGTGGTTGCCGTTGGGTTATTGCCGGGAGGGTATCAACCAACTTCGACATCCCTTCGAGGCCTCTCTCTCGCCCGAAGCTCGTACTGATGCTTCTCGGCTGGGGTGTGCAGGGGCGGTTGAAGGCGTTTCCAGCCAGACCAAGGATTTCGGTTAA
- a CDS encoding endonuclease/exonuclease/phosphatase family protein, translating to MKTPSSAGFVDAYRLHHPEPGRYTRWDYRAGNFHKNFGMPIDHLLMTAPLRHRVVWAEIDREARKGKPVPSDHAPVVIDLDRPGYPFDAGWSSAAPRIAARLKKQR from the coding sequence ATGAAGACTCCTTCTAGCGCGGGATTCGTCGATGCGTACCGATTGCATCACCCGGAACCCGGGCGGTACACACGGTGGGACTACCGCGCCGGCAATTTTCATAAAAACTTCGGCATGCCCATCGATCACCTGCTCATGACGGCGCCATTAAGACACCGCGTTGTCTGGGCGGAGATCGATCGCGAGGCGCGGAAAGGCAAGCCCGTACCCTCGGATCACGCCCCGGTCGTCATCGACCTCGACCGCCCCGGCTATCCCTTTGACGCCGGCTGGTCTTCGGCCGCTCCGCGAATCGCGGCACGCCTGAAGAAGCAGCGCTGA
- a CDS encoding isopenicillin N synthase family dioxygenase, whose translation MPAKRIPVIDIQPLGGRTRPHDETITAIGAACREYGFFHIIGHRIPADLIERVWRETKRFFALPLDAKRVVSRSKENARGWYNRELTKNARDMKEVFDFGHTPRPELLDEDPANWTQDGFNRWPDARLCPDFRPTMQEYFRACERVAFTLLEAIAESLGVPPDTLTHDFVGRHTSFVRLNYYPCHDPLCLERPASATGHLGIHPHTDAGALTVLLHDDVSALEINLDGQWILVEPVTGALVVNIGDIVQVWSNDRYPAPVHRVRASTNRERYSLPFFFNPVYEAIYAPLAAVTNEQSLPRYRPITWGDFRWKRQQGDYADYGPENQISDYRIPGVDGA comes from the coding sequence ATGCCTGCCAAGCGAATTCCAGTGATCGACATACAGCCGCTCGGCGGCCGGACCCGCCCGCACGACGAGACGATCACGGCGATCGGCGCAGCCTGTCGCGAGTACGGCTTTTTCCACATCATCGGACACCGAATTCCGGCGGACCTGATCGAGCGCGTCTGGCGTGAGACCAAGCGGTTTTTTGCACTCCCGTTGGACGCGAAGCGAGTCGTGTCTCGGTCGAAGGAGAACGCCCGAGGATGGTACAACCGCGAACTGACCAAGAACGCCCGAGACATGAAAGAGGTGTTCGACTTCGGGCATACCCCTCGCCCGGAACTCCTCGACGAGGATCCGGCCAACTGGACACAGGATGGTTTCAACCGTTGGCCCGACGCCCGTCTGTGCCCCGATTTCAGACCCACCATGCAGGAGTACTTCCGCGCGTGCGAGCGGGTCGCGTTCACGCTGCTCGAGGCGATCGCAGAGAGTCTCGGCGTCCCACCCGACACGCTCACCCACGATTTCGTTGGTCGGCACACAAGCTTCGTCAGGCTGAACTATTATCCCTGCCACGATCCGTTGTGCCTGGAGCGGCCTGCCTCCGCAACGGGTCATCTGGGCATCCATCCTCACACCGATGCCGGGGCACTCACCGTGCTTCTCCATGACGACGTGAGCGCCCTCGAGATCAACCTAGACGGCCAATGGATTCTGGTGGAGCCGGTGACGGGCGCCTTGGTGGTCAATATCGGCGACATCGTTCAGGTCTGGAGCAACGATCGTTATCCGGCGCCGGTCCATCGTGTTCGCGCGAGCACGAATCGCGAGCGCTACAGCCTGCCTTTCTTCTTTAACCCGGTCTACGAGGCCATCTATGCGCCGCTTGCGGCCGTCACGAACGAGCAGTCATTGCCCAGATATCGGCCCATCACCTGGGGGGACTTCCGGTGGAAGAGACAGCAAGGCGATTACGCTGACTACGGTCCGGAAAATCAGATCTCAGATTACCGCATTCCCGGTGTCGACGGCGCCTGA
- the rtcA gene encoding RNA 3'-terminal phosphate cyclase produces MIEIDGSQYSGSGTIVRQSVMFSALTGTPVHITNARIKRPNPGLRAQHVQVVKAIGEVVNAKMEGVEIGSMGVTFEPGPLQTSRHYVWDIGSAGSTTMLALAVLPVLAFGGSKASVELIGGLFQDFAPSLFHLQYVMLPLLQRMGLEAEAHMERPGYVPAGHGILSLTVKLVNRPLRSLSLEEAGPVKRIWGISLSSHLDERRVSRRMAESARQALGEAGFHPEIEERSDTSSLQAGAALALFADCGEGVRLGADQAGALRRSAEAIGKFVTRQLLQDVKTGATLDRYAADQIIPFAALAEGESRFRIPAETDHVQTNAWLANTFLGAEVRVENCLLKIKGIGRFVSPGVDI; encoded by the coding sequence ATGATCGAGATCGACGGCTCCCAATATTCCGGCTCCGGCACGATCGTCCGGCAATCGGTGATGTTCTCCGCGTTGACAGGGACGCCCGTTCATATCACTAACGCACGCATCAAACGGCCGAATCCTGGTCTTCGTGCCCAGCACGTTCAGGTTGTCAAAGCAATCGGCGAGGTGGTCAACGCCAAAATGGAAGGCGTCGAGATCGGGTCGATGGGCGTGACCTTCGAGCCCGGCCCGCTCCAGACCAGCCGGCACTACGTCTGGGACATCGGCTCAGCGGGCTCGACGACCATGCTTGCGCTGGCGGTCCTGCCGGTGCTGGCGTTCGGTGGCTCAAAGGCGTCGGTCGAGCTGATCGGGGGTCTATTTCAGGACTTTGCGCCGTCGTTGTTTCACCTGCAGTATGTCATGTTGCCGTTGTTGCAGCGCATGGGGCTGGAGGCCGAAGCCCACATGGAGCGACCTGGCTACGTGCCGGCAGGTCACGGGATTCTCTCCTTGACGGTGAAGCTGGTCAACCGCCCCTTGCGCAGTCTGAGTCTCGAGGAAGCGGGGCCGGTGAAGCGCATCTGGGGCATTTCCTTATCCTCGCACTTGGACGAGCGGCGCGTGAGCCGGCGCATGGCCGAGTCCGCCAGGCAGGCGCTTGGCGAAGCCGGGTTTCACCCTGAGATCGAGGAGCGAAGCGACACCAGTTCACTTCAGGCAGGCGCCGCGTTGGCGCTGTTTGCGGATTGCGGCGAGGGTGTCCGTCTCGGCGCGGACCAGGCCGGCGCGTTGCGCCGGTCTGCGGAGGCTATCGGCAAATTCGTGACCCGGCAGCTTCTGCAGGATGTCAAGACCGGCGCCACGCTCGATCGGTACGCAGCCGACCAGATCATCCCCTTCGCGGCGCTCGCGGAGGGGGAAAGCCGGTTTCGCATCCCCGCTGAGACAGATCATGTGCAGACCAACGCTTGGCTGGCGAACACGTTCCTGGGGGCGGAGGTGCGGGTCGAGAATTGTCTTCTGAAGATCAAGGGCATCGGCCGATTTGTCAGTCCCGGGGTGGACATTTGA
- the nth gene encoding endonuclease III — MTQLTPKTAAKETPRERRLRVQKIVRILDRTYPDSKLALNFTTPLELLIALILAAQCTDERVNQVTATLFSKYRRAEDWARIPRATLEAEIRTTGFYRNKAKAIQECCDALIERFQGSVPNRLEDLVSLPGVGRKTANIVLGNAFGQPAIGVDTHVGRLAQRLGLTTQTNPDKIEFDLNPIVPDPLKIRFCHLLQAHGRAVCLARKPDCPACSINQLCPFPVHSAKAAPAKRK, encoded by the coding sequence ATGACGCAGCTCACACCCAAGACAGCGGCGAAGGAAACGCCAAGGGAACGGAGGCTCCGGGTCCAGAAGATCGTGCGCATCCTTGACCGAACCTACCCAGACAGCAAGCTGGCGCTGAACTTCACGACGCCGCTTGAGTTGTTGATCGCGTTGATCCTGGCGGCGCAATGCACCGATGAACGGGTCAACCAGGTGACGGCGACGCTGTTTTCGAAGTACCGCCGCGCAGAGGACTGGGCCAGGATTCCGCGTGCGACGCTCGAGGCGGAGATCCGGACGACCGGCTTCTACCGGAACAAGGCCAAAGCCATCCAGGAGTGTTGCGATGCGCTTATTGAGCGATTCCAGGGCTCGGTGCCGAACCGGCTGGAGGACCTTGTGAGCCTGCCGGGGGTGGGGAGGAAAACCGCGAACATCGTGCTGGGCAACGCGTTCGGTCAACCGGCGATCGGGGTGGACACGCACGTCGGCCGATTGGCGCAACGGCTCGGGCTGACCACACAGACCAATCCCGACAAGATCGAGTTCGATCTGAATCCCATCGTGCCGGATCCGCTCAAGATTCGGTTCTGCCATCTCCTTCAGGCTCACGGTCGGGCTGTCTGCCTGGCTCGCAAACCGGATTGCCCGGCCTGTTCCATCAACCAGCTCTGTCCGTTTCCGGTCCATTCGGCGAAGGCCGCTCCGGCCAAGCGGAAATAG
- a CDS encoding FAD-dependent oxidoreductase, whose amino-acid sequence MDLNVLIVGGGIHGVGLLHDLATRGVHAVHLVEQSKLASGTSSRTTKLIHGGLRYLEHLGQWGLVREGPERTRIAPTAATGHRAPTSLSPAGLQTRQAGLAHPSRAHAL is encoded by the coding sequence ATGGACCTCAACGTCCTCATCGTCGGCGGCGGGATTCACGGCGTGGGGCTCCTTCACGACCTGGCGACCCGCGGGGTCCACGCGGTTCACCTGGTCGAACAATCCAAACTCGCCTCCGGCACGTCCAGTCGAACCACCAAGCTGATTCACGGCGGCTTGCGCTATCTGGAGCATCTCGGACAATGGGGACTCGTCCGCGAGGGCCCTGAGAGAACGCGCATTGCTCCTACGGCTGCTACCGGGCATCGTGCGCCCACTTCCCTTTCTCCTGCCGGTCTTCAAACAAGGCAGGCCGGCTTGGCTCATCCAAGTAGGGCTCACGCTCTATGA
- a CDS encoding alpha-glucosidase, giving the protein MPAIHPDFPWWQRAVVYQIYPWSFQDSNGDGVGDLPGIISRLDYLKGTPDSLDVDAIWLSPLYPSPMHDFGYDVMDYRNIDPRFGTLADFDRLVTEAHRRGIRVVMDLVLNHTSEQHPWFIESRSSRASSKRNWYYWADGKAGGRPPNNWAARFGGSAWTRDPHTGQCYLHSFLPEQPDLNWTNPAVRDVLFDVVRFWLDRGVDGFRLDAINWLGKDTRWPDNPRRLAWRSYYRQVHRYDRDQPQAHEVLRALRAAVKDRPETVLVGEASSDTPGGPAAFYGTGTDELHEVFDFRLLRSPWQADMFRRLIPESDRAVPRGGWPTVVFSNHDQSRHIDRYGKGGDPGRRGRAAALLLFTLRGTPFLYYGEELGLRDGRLHRSELRDPYTIRYWPWKKGRDPARTPMPWDDSPQGGFTTGRPWLPLSPGWRQTNVACEQQDAGSMLSLYKRLISLKKSSRALTAGTYEPVDAGPNECLLYQRVFQAEAHAEAMLIAVNFSARALTVTLPPTIPMFARTGTLILSTDPQRGEERWTADRFQLGPDEGIVVRMD; this is encoded by the coding sequence ATGCCCGCGATTCATCCAGACTTCCCTTGGTGGCAGCGAGCCGTCGTGTACCAGATCTATCCCTGGTCGTTCCAGGATTCCAACGGGGACGGGGTCGGCGACCTGCCGGGCATCATCAGCCGGCTCGATTATCTCAAAGGAACGCCCGACTCACTCGATGTGGATGCTATCTGGCTGTCACCGCTCTATCCCTCCCCCATGCACGACTTCGGCTACGATGTCATGGACTACCGCAACATCGATCCGCGGTTCGGGACCCTGGCGGACTTCGACCGTCTCGTGACGGAAGCCCATCGCCGCGGCATTCGCGTCGTCATGGACCTGGTGCTCAACCACACGTCCGAGCAACATCCGTGGTTCATCGAATCCCGGTCGTCCCGCGCGTCTTCGAAGCGCAACTGGTATTACTGGGCTGACGGCAAGGCAGGGGGTCGCCCACCCAACAACTGGGCCGCGCGCTTCGGAGGATCGGCCTGGACCAGGGACCCGCACACAGGCCAGTGCTATCTGCATTCGTTTCTGCCGGAGCAGCCGGACCTGAACTGGACTAATCCGGCCGTGCGCGACGTGCTCTTCGACGTCGTCCGTTTCTGGCTGGACCGCGGCGTGGACGGGTTCCGGCTCGACGCCATCAACTGGCTCGGGAAAGACACCCGCTGGCCGGACAATCCTCGCCGGCTGGCCTGGCGGAGCTACTATCGCCAGGTGCACCGCTACGACCGCGACCAGCCTCAAGCTCACGAGGTTCTACGGGCCCTCCGCGCGGCGGTCAAAGATCGACCCGAAACGGTGCTCGTCGGCGAGGCGTCATCTGACACCCCCGGCGGGCCCGCGGCATTCTATGGAACCGGCACGGACGAGTTGCATGAGGTATTCGACTTCCGCCTGCTCCGGTCGCCGTGGCAAGCGGACATGTTTCGACGGCTGATTCCGGAGAGCGACCGGGCCGTGCCTCGTGGCGGCTGGCCTACGGTCGTCTTCAGCAACCACGACCAGTCCCGGCACATCGACCGCTACGGCAAGGGGGGAGACCCTGGCCGGCGCGGGAGAGCTGCCGCCTTGCTGCTCTTCACGCTTCGCGGTACGCCGTTTCTCTATTATGGAGAGGAATTGGGGTTGCGCGATGGGAGGCTCCACCGGTCGGAGCTACGCGATCCTTATACGATCCGCTACTGGCCTTGGAAGAAAGGACGAGACCCGGCCAGGACGCCGATGCCCTGGGACGATTCCCCACAGGGCGGCTTCACGACCGGCAGGCCCTGGCTCCCTCTGTCACCAGGGTGGCGGCAGACCAACGTCGCCTGTGAACAGCAGGACGCCGGCTCGATGCTGTCGCTGTACAAGCGGCTCATCAGTTTGAAGAAGAGCTCGCGGGCACTCACCGCCGGGACGTACGAACCGGTCGACGCTGGGCCAAACGAGTGTTTGCTGTACCAGCGGGTGTTCCAGGCAGAAGCTCACGCCGAAGCCATGCTGATCGCCGTCAACTTCAGCGCGCGAGCGCTGACCGTGACGCTCCCGCCGACGATTCCGATGTTTGCGCGCACCGGAACCTTGATCCTCTCCACCGATCCGCAACGGGGTGAGGAACGGTGGACTGCCGACCGATTCCAGCTCGGCCCGGACGAAGGCATCGTGGTTCGGATGGATTAG
- a CDS encoding helix-turn-helix domain-containing protein, with protein MHPKVIGENVRRHRDKCHWTQEELAIAADIDARTVQRAESGQMVAFDTLKAFASAFDTTVDELAKDHKHPDPITITWRCPELGAIWSKHMSDVRLLENAHLPWYPDHCREHSKLHSDWLSSHNTHVRTCPTCRDNKESLHIEWRGFDDCKETIEEWVVDSRVISLKDALHNEETISLEGVLTEQQILAINARFLEAEHQWASADLEAIAGLWEVLDRDLINILERNSQTHGASKPAAPYQEAGPC; from the coding sequence ATGCACCCTAAAGTGATCGGAGAGAACGTCCGTCGGCACAGAGACAAATGCCACTGGACTCAGGAAGAGTTGGCTATCGCAGCGGATATTGATGCACGGACTGTACAGAGGGCCGAGAGCGGACAGATGGTCGCTTTTGATACGCTCAAAGCCTTCGCCAGCGCATTCGACACCACCGTTGACGAGCTAGCCAAAGATCACAAACACCCTGATCCAATTACCATTACATGGCGTTGTCCAGAGTTGGGCGCTATCTGGAGCAAACATATGTCAGACGTGCGCTTGTTAGAGAACGCGCATCTGCCGTGGTACCCCGACCACTGTCGTGAGCACTCAAAATTACATTCGGACTGGCTCTCATCTCATAACACGCATGTCCGGACCTGTCCTACCTGCAGGGACAACAAGGAAAGCCTGCACATTGAGTGGCGTGGCTTCGATGACTGCAAAGAAACAATCGAGGAGTGGGTAGTTGACTCCCGTGTGATCAGTCTAAAAGACGCGTTACACAATGAGGAGACGATCTCACTGGAAGGCGTCCTGACAGAACAACAAATTCTAGCCATCAACGCCCGTTTCCTAGAGGCGGAACACCAATGGGCTTCCGCAGATCTTGAAGCCATAGCGGGGCTTTGGGAGGTTTTGGATCGTGATCTCATAAATATTCTCGAACGAAATTCTCAGACGCACGGAGCATCAAAGCCAGCAGCCCCATACCAAGAGGCGGGGCCTTGTTAG